From Bradyrhizobium sp. sBnM-33:
CATGAACACGATGAAGGCGCTTCTTGTTGCAGGTGGTGCCCTTGGCGCCGCGCTCGGTAGCGGAGCTACGACCACGCCCGCGCACGCGCAGCTTAAGACAATCACGCTGTGCTGGGCCGCGTGGGACCCGGCCAACGCGCTGGTCGAACTGTCGAAGGATTTTACCGCCAAGACCGGGATCGGCATGAAGTTCGAATTCGTGCCCTGGACCAATTATGCCGACCGCTTCCTGAACGAACTCAATTCGCGCGGCTCGCTGTGCGATCTCCTGATCGGCGATTCGCAGTGGATCGGCGGCGCCGCCGAGAACGGCCAATACGTCAAGCTGAATGACTTCTTCAAGAAGGAAGGCACCAGCATGGACGACTACATGCCGGCCACCGTGATCGGCTATTCGCAGTGGCCGAAGAACACGCCGAACTATTGGGCGCTACCGGCGATGGGCGACGCGGTAGGCTGGACCTATCGCAAGGACTGGTTTGCGCGGCCGGACGTGCAGGCGGACTTCAAGGCCAAATATGGCCGTGATCTCGCGGTGCCGAAGACGCTCGACGAACTCAGCGACATCGCCAAATTCTTCCAGGGGCGAGAGATCGACGGCAAGAAGGTCTATGGGGCGTCGATCTATACCGAGCGAGGTTCGGAAGGCATCACCATGGGCGTTTCGAATTATCTCTACGACTATGGCTTCAAATACCAGGACCCCAACAAGCCATATGCGATGGACGGTTTCGTCAACTCGGCGGGCGCCGTCAAGGGGCTCGAAGCCTACAAGGCGCTTTACAAATGCTGCACGCCTCCCGGCGCTTCCAACTCCTACATGTCGGAAGGTCTTGATGCCTTCAAGTCCGGCCAGGTGGCGCTGCAGATGAACTTCTTCGCCTTCTTCCCGGGTCTCTACAAGGATCCGAATGTCGGCGGCGACAAGATCGGCTTCTTCTCAAATCCTGCCGCCACCACCCGGGCAACCCAGCTCGGCGGACAGGGCATCTCTGTGGTCTCCTATTCCAAGAACCAGGGCGAAGCGCTGCAATACATCAAATGGTTCGCGGGCAATGATGTGCAGAAGAAGTGGTGGGCGCTGGGCGGCTATTCCTGCGCCAAATCCGTGCTGAACGACCCGAGCTTCCCGGACAGCGCTCCGTTCGCCAAGGAGTTCCTGACGTCGATGGGCATGGTGGTCGACTTCTGGGCCGAGCC
This genomic window contains:
- a CDS encoding ABC transporter substrate-binding protein translates to MKALLVAGGALGAALGSGATTTPAHAQLKTITLCWAAWDPANALVELSKDFTAKTGIGMKFEFVPWTNYADRFLNELNSRGSLCDLLIGDSQWIGGAAENGQYVKLNDFFKKEGTSMDDYMPATVIGYSQWPKNTPNYWALPAMGDAVGWTYRKDWFARPDVQADFKAKYGRDLAVPKTLDELSDIAKFFQGREIDGKKVYGASIYTERGSEGITMGVSNYLYDYGFKYQDPNKPYAMDGFVNSAGAVKGLEAYKALYKCCTPPGASNSYMSEGLDAFKSGQVALQMNFFAFFPGLYKDPNVGGDKIGFFSNPAATTRATQLGGQGISVVSYSKNQGEALQYIKWFAGNDVQKKWWALGGYSCAKSVLNDPSFPDSAPFAKEFLTSMGMVVDFWAEPSYAQLLQAEQKRVHDYVVADKGTAQEALDGLVKDWKAIFKVEGKKF